In the Arachis ipaensis cultivar K30076 chromosome B10, Araip1.1, whole genome shotgun sequence genome, one interval contains:
- the LOC107621044 gene encoding probable WRKY transcription factor 50 produces the protein MEDYYFGNPNYSNPNCAHSFVTMATPTSDFMLSDYLLLDDDVIMIDNHHQHQDQESWSQSTESSSLAAASSNVNHEFGGATTSSHNNNIKCKNNVSKRNKQVEARQRVVFRTRSELEVMDDGFKWRKYGKKSVKNSPNPRNYYKCSSVGCGVKKRVERDAEDRSYVLTSYDGVHNHQSPSSNSYYTTSPFSIFHSNDINWSLHAPAVNSSSSNS, from the exons ATGGAGGACTACTATTTTGGAAACCCTAATTATTCTAACCCTAATTGCGCTCATTCTTTCGTGACTATGGCTACTCCCACCTCAGATTTCATGTTATCTGATTATCTATTGCTTGATGATGATGTTATTATGATTGataatcatcatcaacatcaagATCAAGAGTCTTGGTCACAGAGTACTGAATCATCTTCGTTGGCAGCAGCATCAAGCAATGTCAATCACGAATTTGGTGGTGCAACAACCTCCAGCCACAATAACAACAT AAAATGCAAAAATAATGTGAGTAAGCGAAACAAGCAGGTAGAAGCGAGGCAAAGGGTGGTGTTCAGAACTAGATCGGAGCTAGAGGTCATGGATGATGGATTTAAATGGAGGAAGTATGGAAAGAAGTCAGTAAAGAACAGTCCCAATCCTAG GAACTATTACAAGTGCTCGAGTGTAGGATGCGGTGTGAAGAAAAGAGTGGAAAGGGATGCAGAAGACAGGAGCTATGTGTTAACAAGTTATGACGGTGTTCACAATCACCAAAGCCCTTCTTCTAACTCCTACTACACTACTTCTCCATTCTCCATCTTCCATTCTAATGATATTAATTGGTCCCTCCATGCTCCTGCTGTAAACTCATCATCCTCTAATTCCTAG